The following proteins are encoded in a genomic region of Phalacrocorax carbo chromosome 2, bPhaCar2.1, whole genome shotgun sequence:
- the SQLE gene encoding squalene monooxygenase isoform X2 produces the protein MWTFLGIASFIYVYKKCGDLMTYANKEVLLSVLVFFSLGLLLSYRYRFRGPKQQQRKTHLGMVSDVLAALPLVGFFWAKPTPGSQQVEQPKSRKGEREVNFSDVYLTETATNTTLSPQCDPEIIIVGSGVLGSSLATVLSRDGRKVTVIERDLKEPDRIVGELLQPGGFKALRDLGLENTVEGIDSQIVNGYIIHDIETKSEVEIPYPKYEDGCVVSGRSFHHGQFIMGLRRAAMAEPNAKFIEGTVLQLLEEDDCVVGVQYKDKETGDTKQLHAPLTIVADGLFSKFRKNLVSNKVTVSSHFVGCILKGAPQFKANYAELVLAKTSPVLIYRISSTETRVLVDIRGEMPKNLKEYMIENVHPQLPGVLLLGDAYNIRHPLTGGGMSVVLNDVKIWRSLLQDIPDLYEDSDVLQAKRTFYWSRKKSHSFVVNVLAQALYELFAATDDSLHQLKKACFHYFRLGGECVSGPVGLLSVLSPKPMVLIGHFFAVALYAVYFCFKSESWITTPRAFFSSGAILYRSCSIIFPLIYSEMKHLVY, from the exons ATGTGGACCTTTCTGGGGATCGCCTCCTTCATCTACGTGTATAAAAAGTGTGGAGACCTCATGACTTACGCTAATAAGGAGGTGCTACTCTCCGTGTTAGTGTTTTTCTCCCTCGGCTTGCTGCTGTCGTACAGGTACCGCTTCAGGGGacccaagcagcagcagcgtaAGACCCACCTGGGGATGGTGTCTGATGTTCTCGCAGCTTTACCGCTCGTTGGCTTCTTCTGGGCAAAACCCACCCCAGGATCTCAACAAGTCGAACAACCCAAATCCAGAAAG GGTGAAAGAGAAGTAAACTTCTCAGATGTATATCTGACAGAGACTGCTACAAATACAACACTATCGCCCCAATGCGATCCAGAAATTATCATTGTGGGATCAGGCGTCCTTGGTTCTTCCTTGGCCACGGTGCTCTCAAGGGATGGAAGAAAGGTGACTGTGATAGAGAGGGATCTAAAAGAACCTGACAGGATAGTTGGAGAATTGTTACAGCCCGGAGGTTTTAAAGCACTTAGAGACTTGGGTCTTGAAA ATACAGTAGAAGGTATTGATTCACAAATAGTGAATGGTTACATAATTCATGACATAGAGACCAAGTCAGAGGTTGAAATTCCTTATCCAAAATATGAGGATGGCTGTGTGGTCAGTGGAAGATCTTTTCATCATGGCCAGTTCATCATGGGTCTCCGAAGGGCAGCTATGGCAGAGCCCAA TGCAAAATTCATTGAGGGGACTGTGTTACAACTGCTTGAGGAAGATGACTGTGTCGTGGGTGTTCAGTACAAGGACAAAGAAACTGGAGACACTAAG CAACTTCATGCACCACTGACTATTGTAGCTGATGGACTTTTCTCCAAGTTTAGAAAAAACCTGGTCTCCAACAAAGTTACTGTTTCATCCCATTTTGTTGGTTGCATTCTGAAG ggTGCACCACAGTTTAAAGCAAATTATGCTGAACTTGTTTTAGCCAAAACTAGCCCAGTGCTAATCTATCGGATTTCTTCAACCGAGACTCGGGTCCTTGTTGATATTCGAGGGGAAATgccaaaaaatttaaaagaatacaTGATTGAGAACGTTCATCCACAACTACCTG GTGTTCTTCTTTTAGGAGATGCATATAATATAAGACACCCTCTAACTGGCGGAGGAATGAGTGTTGTTTTAAACGATGTTAAAATATGGAGAAGTTTGCTCCAGGATATCCCAGACCTTTATGAAGATTCTGACGTTCTTCAG gcaaaaagaacattttactggtcaagaaaaaaatctcattcttTTGTAGTGAATGTTCTTGCCCAGGCACTTTATGAACTCTTTGCTGCCACAGatg atTCCTTGCATCAGCTAAAGAAAGCCTGTTTCCATTACTTCAGACTTGGTGGAGAATGTGTCTCGGGTCCTGTAGGATTGCTATCTGT gtTATCTCCTAAACCAATGGTACTGATTGGCCACTTCTTTGCCGTGGCATTATACGCcgtttatttttgctttaagtCAGAGTCATGGATTACCACACCTCGAGCATTTTTCAGTAGTGGAGCTATTCTTTACCGGAGTTGCTCTATAATATTTCCACTTATTTACTCTGAAATGAAGCATTTAGTCTACTAA
- the SQLE gene encoding squalene monooxygenase isoform X1 gives MWTFLGIASFIYVYKKCGDLMTYANKEVLLSVLVFFSLGLLLSYRYRFRGPKQQQRKTHLGMVSDVLAALPLVGFFWAKPTPGSQQVEQPKSRKGEREVNFSDVYLTETATNTTLSPQCDPEIIIVGSGVLGSSLATVLSRDGRKVTVIERDLKEPDRIVGELLQPGGFKALRDLGLENTVEGIDSQIVNGYIIHDIETKSEVEIPYPKYEDGCVVSGRSFHHGQFIMGLRRAAMAEPNAKFIEGTVLQLLEEDDCVVGVQYKDKETGDTKQLHAPLTIVADGLFSKFRKNLVSNKVTVSSHFVGCILKGAPQFKANYAELVLAKTSPVLIYRISSTETRVLVDIRGEMPKNLKEYMIENVHPQLPDHLKEPFLIAVQNDRLRTMPASFLPPSAVNKKGVLLLGDAYNIRHPLTGGGMSVVLNDVKIWRSLLQDIPDLYEDSDVLQAKRTFYWSRKKSHSFVVNVLAQALYELFAATDDSLHQLKKACFHYFRLGGECVSGPVGLLSVLSPKPMVLIGHFFAVALYAVYFCFKSESWITTPRAFFSSGAILYRSCSIIFPLIYSEMKHLVY, from the exons ATGTGGACCTTTCTGGGGATCGCCTCCTTCATCTACGTGTATAAAAAGTGTGGAGACCTCATGACTTACGCTAATAAGGAGGTGCTACTCTCCGTGTTAGTGTTTTTCTCCCTCGGCTTGCTGCTGTCGTACAGGTACCGCTTCAGGGGacccaagcagcagcagcgtaAGACCCACCTGGGGATGGTGTCTGATGTTCTCGCAGCTTTACCGCTCGTTGGCTTCTTCTGGGCAAAACCCACCCCAGGATCTCAACAAGTCGAACAACCCAAATCCAGAAAG GGTGAAAGAGAAGTAAACTTCTCAGATGTATATCTGACAGAGACTGCTACAAATACAACACTATCGCCCCAATGCGATCCAGAAATTATCATTGTGGGATCAGGCGTCCTTGGTTCTTCCTTGGCCACGGTGCTCTCAAGGGATGGAAGAAAGGTGACTGTGATAGAGAGGGATCTAAAAGAACCTGACAGGATAGTTGGAGAATTGTTACAGCCCGGAGGTTTTAAAGCACTTAGAGACTTGGGTCTTGAAA ATACAGTAGAAGGTATTGATTCACAAATAGTGAATGGTTACATAATTCATGACATAGAGACCAAGTCAGAGGTTGAAATTCCTTATCCAAAATATGAGGATGGCTGTGTGGTCAGTGGAAGATCTTTTCATCATGGCCAGTTCATCATGGGTCTCCGAAGGGCAGCTATGGCAGAGCCCAA TGCAAAATTCATTGAGGGGACTGTGTTACAACTGCTTGAGGAAGATGACTGTGTCGTGGGTGTTCAGTACAAGGACAAAGAAACTGGAGACACTAAG CAACTTCATGCACCACTGACTATTGTAGCTGATGGACTTTTCTCCAAGTTTAGAAAAAACCTGGTCTCCAACAAAGTTACTGTTTCATCCCATTTTGTTGGTTGCATTCTGAAG ggTGCACCACAGTTTAAAGCAAATTATGCTGAACTTGTTTTAGCCAAAACTAGCCCAGTGCTAATCTATCGGATTTCTTCAACCGAGACTCGGGTCCTTGTTGATATTCGAGGGGAAATgccaaaaaatttaaaagaatacaTGATTGAGAACGTTCATCCACAACTACCTG ATCACTTAAAGGAACCGTTCTTAATAGCAGTTCAGAATGATCGTTTAAGGACTATGCCAGCCAGCTTCTTGCCTCCTTCAGCTGTTAACAAAAAAG GTGTTCTTCTTTTAGGAGATGCATATAATATAAGACACCCTCTAACTGGCGGAGGAATGAGTGTTGTTTTAAACGATGTTAAAATATGGAGAAGTTTGCTCCAGGATATCCCAGACCTTTATGAAGATTCTGACGTTCTTCAG gcaaaaagaacattttactggtcaagaaaaaaatctcattcttTTGTAGTGAATGTTCTTGCCCAGGCACTTTATGAACTCTTTGCTGCCACAGatg atTCCTTGCATCAGCTAAAGAAAGCCTGTTTCCATTACTTCAGACTTGGTGGAGAATGTGTCTCGGGTCCTGTAGGATTGCTATCTGT gtTATCTCCTAAACCAATGGTACTGATTGGCCACTTCTTTGCCGTGGCATTATACGCcgtttatttttgctttaagtCAGAGTCATGGATTACCACACCTCGAGCATTTTTCAGTAGTGGAGCTATTCTTTACCGGAGTTGCTCTATAATATTTCCACTTATTTACTCTGAAATGAAGCATTTAGTCTACTAA